The Pirellulales bacterium DNA segment TCGAATGGCTTCGCGCTCGCCAGCTCGATTGAACCCAGCGATCCGTTCGCTGTTGGATCGCTTACTTCCTCGAACTTGGTGGTCAGCGACGGATCAACATTGGGCGATTCGGCACTGCTCGGCAGGACTCCCGGCGGCGGCACTCTCGGCGGCAACACCGCGGTCCCCGAAACCACGACGCTGCTGCTGATGTTGATCGGCCTATCGTGTGTGCTTGGCCGGAGGATCGCCCAAAGACGCCATGCCGGCCGCGACGGGATCTAACGCCTTTTCAGTTTGCGGACACCCGCGCGGTATCGCAGCCGTTCCAGGATGCATCACGGCTGGACAATTGAGAGTTTGATTGCTGGCGAGGATGGCCTAGGCTTTAAGAGCCTATCCGAGAACCGCCGGGGACTGTCCACCATTTGCGCAGTCCTCGGAGCAAAACGGGGACTGTCCCCTTTGCCCAGGCGGTTCTCGGATAGGCTCCAATTGGCAAAGCCTGTTGCCTAGCCAATGGGATTCCACGTAACAACCCGGAGGCGTGCTGGGCAAATTGTCTAGGGTGTCCCGTCGCGAAAACGAAAGGTCCGCAAGATGACTATCGACGAATTGAGGAGAGAGATAGTGTCGTATCGCAAAGCTCTCACCGAAAAGGGCAAGGCAGGTCACATGGTGAGATTCACATCGACCGGTCCTGTTGGCATGCCCCTAATCGACAAACTTGTAGAAGTCATGGAGATGCAGCAGCGACAAATCGACGATCTTCGAGCAAAGATCAATCCAAGAGGCGAAACGGATGGCGCCGACGGCAATAAAGGTCGTCCCATGTCAACAATTGGCGCCGCCTACTGAATTCCGCCCCGATCATCGTCCGCTATTCTCGCACAGCGTTTTTGCCAGCCTCGGGGATAGGCTCTATCGCCGGGGCCATCGCGCCAGCTCCCGTCGCGGCTACGCGGCCGCGCGCGGCAGCCGACAGCGGCGGAGGAGGTGGTTATGGGGGTACGGCCAGCCGGACGAATGAACGCGGCTCGCTGCCATCCGCGCTATTTGAGATCTCCGAAGATCACGTCTTCGGGAACGTCGTGTTCATCGAGGATTTGTAGCGTGGTGGCGGGACCGAGATCGGGATCGGACCAGGAACGCAATGCCCATACGACCTTCTTATCGGGAGTCAGTACGAGCGCCTGTATGGGCGCGGCGGTTTTATCAACCGGACCGTTCCATTGGTTAACCCAGTTGTTGATGAGCGTGTTTCCGTTTGACAGCCGCCACGCGAGCTGCAGGCTCAGCGGCTTGTATTCCGCCAGGTCCGCGCGCGAGACTTTCCACACCGTCTCGTTCTTCCTGCTCACTTCGCGAACGCCGGAGCGATCGACGAGCAAGACGTTTCCGTTTTTCAGAGGCGTCACTCCCCAAACACCTTCGGCTGGAATGGACCACAATTCCTTCCCCGTCGCGTCATATTCGGAGACCTTGCCGAGGTCCATGTGCCCAACCATGAGCGTGCCCGCAGCCGTGAGCCGGGCGTGACGGAACTGGCCATGGACGCTCTTTGCATTCTTCACGGGAATCGGGAATTCCTTTACGGTCTCCTTCGTGTTGATGTTGACCACTTTGACCAGGGCCGGGTTGCCATTTTGAAGAAAGACGACGTGATCCCTGCCAATGGGCTGGGCCGTGTGGATCTCGCACCCCTGCGGAGCATCGTAGTTCCAAAGCACTTTCTTCTCCGGAGAGATCTTCTTCACCGCGAATTGGTGAGCGAGAACCACATCGCCGTTTGAAAGCAGAACGGCGTCGCTGATTTCGCCCTTGCCATCGGGATCGTCGTAGGTCCAGACGATCTGACCCTTCTTCACGATGAACATCTTGCGTTGTTTCGATTCGCCCGCGTAAAAGAAGTCGTGCTCGGCCAATCCCTTTCCGGGCAAGACGAGCGCGGCGGCTGACACGTCCACGCGGGGCACGGCCTTTTCCGGCGCGGTAGCGATGGTGCGATGGTCGTCGGCCTGCGCGAGTCCGCCGCAACCTGGCAATGGATGCCCGTCTGTTCCAAGCTTATCGCAAGCCCAGAGCAGTCCGAAGGCAAGCAGCCGTTGGTAATCCGGGTCGGCCCCGGTTTTCATATCGTGGCCGAGTGTGGTGCCGAAGACGCGCGCCTTGCCGTAGTGGTTGACCCAGGCGACGATGTGCGTCTTGCCGCTGGACGGGCTCTTGGCGGTCAGCAGCGGCTCGGCGGTGGCCATCAACTTCACCGTGTTGTACAGCTCGTCGCCAGCCGTCTTCCAGTCATCGGGGAAATTCTTGAGGATCGGCTGATCCCTTTCGCCGGCCGCCTTTTCGGTGGAGAACGACCTGTATGGATCGTGGACCCGAGTGTCCATGCCAACCAGCGCGTGCCACTTGGCGTCAGCGATCGCCTCGCGCTGCTTCAGGTCCGGCGCTTTTGGGTCGCGGGGAGGCCGGTAGGTGTGTGCCGAACAGTGAATGAACACGGCCGGCTTGCCCGCCTCGGCCGCCTCGAGCGCACCGTCGTAGTCGCCGTCCTTCCACTTCTCGCCGAAGCAGATGTCGTAGATTACCGCGTCGTAGCCATTAGCGAATTTTGGGTTTTTGAAGATATCGGCCATTTCCTCGGCCGTGGCGACCGGTTTGACGTCGATTTTGACGTTGGCCAGTTCCTCGATTTTTTTCGCCAACACCCGCGGCATCTGCTTGTAGTCGTGGTAGCCGCCGCCGACGAACATGACGACCTTCAGCGGCTCATTCTGCGCCGCGCGAGCTGGCCATGCGGCCGAATTGGAAAACAGCAGGAGAGCCGCGAGAGTCAGAAGGAACTTACTCATCAGAATCTCCGCAAACGTAGTGTCACTTCTCGAAGTGATCCGTCAATACTCTTTCCAATCCGAGGAAATAGGGCGGCCAGTGGCTCTTCCGGGCGCCAACAAGCTGATTGCATTGTAGCTCAGCCGCCGATCAAGCGGCCAGCATCCCGCCCCCTGGGATTTCCGGCCCCGCGTATCTCTTTCTCCGGCTGCACGCGGACGGGGATAATGCGGCTGCAAAACGAGACGCCCAAAACTGACCCGCCGAAGCGCAATCGCCGCTGGTTTCAGTTCAGCCTGACCGACTGACGACAATGCCCGACGACGACGTAGATTGAGCCCCGACAACTCCGGGCCGGAGAATCGATGGCCTCATGGTAGGTTTATGGTAGGTCGGCGACCAAGCGTCGTAGCAAGTCAATACGCCCGGCAGGAATCGAACCTGCAACCTGCGGATTAGAAGTCCGCTGCTCTATCCAATTGAGCTACGGGCGCACGTGCGTCGGTAGTCTGAATTGTGGCCGGAAAGCCCGGCGGAATAAAGGGCAGGGCGATGCCGCTAAGACGAGAACTTGTATTTGTCGCGTAACCCGACCGCGCTATACAGGCCGCAGCCGGCGAGCCGCTGGCGCGAACGAAAACGGCCGCGCCGATGAAGCCGATCGACCGTCCAGACGACCTTCGAGACGGTCTGGCGGCCAGCGTCAGGGCGGCCCCAATTCTGTTGCTTCGAGCAGCCGCAGTGCGCGATAATACCGCCATGGAATCCGAGCCACCCAAAATCATTCCGCCGAAACGCAAGCGCCGCTGGTTTCAGTTCAGCCTAGGCTCGCTGCTGATTTTCGTGATCGCTACCGCCGTATTTTGCGGATGGCTGGGAAAACGAATTGAGCAAAAACGCAAAGAGCGCGAGGCAGCGGAGACGCTTGTCAAGTTTGGCGGCAGCGCGATGTACGACTACGAGAAGGGGACGAATAGCACTCCCCCTGGACCAGATTGGCTCCGAAAGCTGTTCGGCGAGAATCTATTCAGCGAAGTCAGTGCGGTCTATTTCATACGAGTGAGCGTGTCCGATCGTGGACTGACAAATCTCGAAGCGCTGACCCGGCTCCAAAATCTGTCACTTTATGGGTGCAATTTCACCGACGATGGGCTTGCGCACATCAAAGGCTTAACCCAGCTCAAGCATCTGTCGCTTGCTGAAACCAACGTCACCGACGCAGGGCTAGAACATCTCGAGCGATTGGCTGAGTTGCAAAAGCTGCTCTTGGCCGATAGCAACATCAGTGACGCCGGTATAGAGCACCTCAAAGGGTTGACGCAGCTTCAAGAGTTAGACCTCACGGGAACCGACGTTACCGATGCGGGATTGGAAAATCTCAAACGATTGACCAACCTTCAATCACTGGGCCTTGACGGAGCGAATGTCACGGACGCCGGAATAGCCGGCCTTCAGAAGGCGCTACCGAATTGCCAGATCAGCTACATCCATGCAAATGCGCCGCCTCGGCCGATCCGCGGCAAAATGGCATCTGGCCGCGGGAAATGAGCGGCGTCGGATTCCCCGGGCGCAAGCCGGGAACGCCTCAGAATCGCCATGGCCGCTCGTCAGATCACGGTGTCGGCTCTTTGTCCAGGTACGGCTGCTTGGCAGGCTTGAGATGCGCGTCGTCGAGT contains these protein-coding regions:
- a CDS encoding ThuA domain-containing protein, which codes for MSKFLLTLAALLLFSNSAAWPARAAQNEPLKVVMFVGGGYHDYKQMPRVLAKKIEELANVKIDVKPVATAEEMADIFKNPKFANGYDAVIYDICFGEKWKDGDYDGALEAAEAGKPAVFIHCSAHTYRPPRDPKAPDLKQREAIADAKWHALVGMDTRVHDPYRSFSTEKAAGERDQPILKNFPDDWKTAGDELYNTVKLMATAEPLLTAKSPSSGKTHIVAWVNHYGKARVFGTTLGHDMKTGADPDYQRLLAFGLLWACDKLGTDGHPLPGCGGLAQADDHRTIATAPEKAVPRVDVSAAALVLPGKGLAEHDFFYAGESKQRKMFIVKKGQIVWTYDDPDGKGEISDAVLLSNGDVVLAHQFAVKKISPEKKVLWNYDAPQGCEIHTAQPIGRDHVVFLQNGNPALVKVVNINTKETVKEFPIPVKNAKSVHGQFRHARLTAAGTLMVGHMDLGKVSEYDATGKELWSIPAEGVWGVTPLKNGNVLLVDRSGVREVSRKNETVWKVSRADLAEYKPLSLQLAWRLSNGNTLINNWVNQWNGPVDKTAAPIQALVLTPDKKVVWALRSWSDPDLGPATTLQILDEHDVPEDVIFGDLK